In Methanococcus maripaludis, a single window of DNA contains:
- a CDS encoding 50S ribosomal protein L14e, producing MAAIEVGRVCIKTLGREAGNTCVIVEVLDKNFVVIDGGVKRRRCNLKHVEPTDKKVDLEKAASTEEVKLALDAAGLL from the coding sequence ATGGCAGCAATTGAAGTAGGAAGAGTTTGCATCAAAACATTAGGAAGAGAAGCAGGAAACACCTGTGTTATCGTTGAAGTATTAGACAAAAACTTTGTAGTTATCGACGGTGGCGTTAAAAGAAGAAGATGCAACTTAAAACACGTTGAACCAACTGACAAAAAAGTTGACTTAGAAAAAGCAGCTTCAACCGAAGAAGTTAAGTTAGCTTTAGATGCAGCAGGCTTATTATAA
- the feoB gene encoding ferrous iron transport protein B, which yields MDEKNIVALLGQPNVGKTTLFNHLTGMKQRIGNWPGVTVEKKEGFFKKNNENYIVVDLPGIYSLMSDSIDQKIARDYIVENSEITVIDVIDTPNINRNLYLTIQLLELGISPILCLNLIDEAEKFGIYVNDQKLSEKLGVPVIRTSGRLKIGIDNLKESLHQYKPVEAVKISYSSLLEENIEKIVDKLEDGSYKLSEIYERLPKRWIAISLLEKDPDVVNEFSKYPEFIKFVKDLKIEIENEIKHDVESYVVEQRYKKCDEILAGVMVNSELYEDIDTIVIHPVYGSLIFGVILYTMYNFVFGLGDIFSGFIGSFFEILGNYLMNILPESISGVIVDGLLAGVGGVLEFFPLVFLIMFSLSTLEDTGYLSRVTALTHSIMSKMGLSGKSFIPMITGFGCSVPALMGTRFISSHKERLITLLVTPLVPCSARFVIIGFFASFFFVEHAALFTLGILAITFAMLFMVSYLLSKFIKGESEEYIFELPPYRTPDWDNIIKMTWEKSKEFLKKAGTVIAAGSLLFYGLINYPSPDANYAAVVGKILEHVTLYMGLDWRAAISLIFGIFAKELVVSSFSILYPENIATAFSPLKAFVLTLVSVLYMPCLATLATLYLETRSLKWTAFGIGYNLVLATVVGIITYNLGTMLGF from the coding sequence ATGGATGAAAAAAATATTGTTGCACTACTCGGTCAGCCCAATGTTGGAAAAACTACCCTTTTTAACCACCTAACTGGAATGAAACAGAGAATTGGAAACTGGCCCGGCGTTACTGTTGAAAAAAAAGAAGGTTTTTTTAAAAAAAATAATGAAAACTATATTGTAGTCGATTTACCCGGAATATACTCATTAATGTCTGATTCGATCGATCAGAAAATTGCAAGAGATTATATTGTTGAAAATAGCGAAATTACTGTAATTGATGTAATTGACACCCCAAATATAAACAGGAACCTTTATTTAACCATACAACTTTTAGAACTTGGAATAAGTCCAATTTTATGTTTAAATTTAATCGATGAAGCGGAAAAATTTGGAATTTATGTAAATGACCAGAAATTAAGTGAAAAATTAGGCGTTCCCGTAATAAGAACATCAGGAAGGCTTAAAATAGGTATTGATAACTTAAAAGAATCACTCCATCAATACAAGCCTGTAGAAGCTGTAAAAATTAGCTATTCTTCATTACTAGAAGAAAATATCGAAAAAATAGTCGATAAATTAGAAGATGGTTCATATAAACTATCTGAAATTTATGAAAGACTTCCTAAAAGATGGATTGCAATATCCCTTCTCGAAAAAGACCCTGATGTCGTAAATGAGTTTTCAAAATATCCCGAATTTATAAAATTTGTAAAAGACCTGAAAATTGAAATTGAGAACGAAATAAAACACGATGTCGAAAGCTACGTTGTAGAACAGAGATACAAAAAATGCGATGAAATTTTAGCAGGCGTCATGGTAAATAGTGAATTGTACGAAGATATTGACACTATTGTGATTCATCCAGTTTACGGGAGTTTGATATTTGGAGTAATATTATACACGATGTATAATTTCGTATTCGGGTTAGGGGACATATTTTCAGGATTTATCGGATCATTCTTTGAAATCCTTGGAAATTACTTAATGAATATCCTTCCAGAATCAATTTCTGGAGTAATTGTAGATGGATTACTTGCAGGAGTTGGTGGAGTTCTTGAATTCTTCCCACTAGTATTCTTAATAATGTTTTCACTTTCAACCCTTGAAGATACAGGTTACTTATCAAGAGTCACAGCTTTAACGCACTCGATCATGTCCAAAATGGGATTAAGTGGAAAATCATTTATTCCAATGATTACTGGTTTTGGATGCAGTGTTCCGGCATTAATGGGCACAAGGTTTATTTCAAGCCATAAAGAAAGGTTAATTACGCTTTTAGTAACGCCACTTGTTCCCTGCTCTGCAAGATTCGTCATTATCGGATTTTTTGCATCATTTTTCTTTGTAGAACATGCTGCACTCTTTACATTGGGCATTCTTGCAATTACATTTGCAATGCTCTTCATGGTGTCCTATTTATTAAGTAAATTCATAAAAGGAGAATCTGAAGAATATATATTTGAATTACCGCCATATCGAACTCCTGATTGGGACAATATCATTAAAATGACCTGGGAAAAAAGCAAAGAATTTCTAAAAAAAGCAGGAACTGTTATTGCTGCAGGCTCCCTTTTATTCTATGGCCTTATAAATTATCCATCTCCTGATGCAAATTACGCCGCGGTTGTTGGAAAAATTCTTGAGCATGTAACATTGTATATGGGACTCGACTGGAGGGCTGCAATATCACTTATATTTGGAATATTTGCAAAAGAACTGGTTGTTTCAAGTTTTAGCATATTGTATCCTGAAAATATTGCAACAGCATTCAGTCCATTAAAAGCTTTCGTATTAACGCTTGTTTCAGTACTCTATATGCCGTGCCTTGCAACACTTGCAACACTTTACCTTGAAACACGAAGTTTGAAATGGACCGCGTTTGGGATAGGCTATAATTTAGTACTCGCAACAGTTGTTGGAATAATAACATACAATTTAGGAACAATGCTTGGCTTTTAA
- the rbr gene encoding rubrerythrin has product MQKTIENLSKAFIGESQARNRYTIYAKIAQKEGYEKIAEIFTMTAEQEREHAKWLFRLIDSLKKDNGNPAEIIIDGAAVPTAYGTTIENLKEAASGENYEHTQMYPEFAKIAKEEGLAEISDRLLAIAEAEKHHEQRYKKLIEQIEKDSMFKKAEEIYWTCRKCGYLVKDKDAPAECPSCGHPTAYFEKQCEDY; this is encoded by the coding sequence TTGCAGAAAACAATCGAAAATCTTTCAAAAGCATTTATTGGGGAGAGTCAAGCTAGAAATAGGTACACAATATATGCAAAGATAGCTCAAAAAGAAGGCTACGAAAAAATAGCTGAAATATTTACAATGACGGCCGAACAAGAGCGAGAACATGCTAAATGGTTATTTAGATTAATTGATTCGCTCAAAAAAGATAACGGCAACCCTGCTGAAATCATAATCGATGGAGCAGCAGTTCCAACAGCATACGGAACAACGATAGAAAATTTAAAAGAAGCAGCATCTGGGGAAAATTACGAACATACTCAAATGTATCCAGAATTTGCAAAAATAGCAAAAGAAGAAGGACTGGCTGAAATTTCAGATAGGCTTCTTGCGATTGCCGAAGCTGAAAAGCACCACGAACAAAGGTACAAAAAATTAATAGAACAAATTGAAAAAGATTCAATGTTTAAAAAAGCTGAAGAGATCTACTGGACCTGTAGGAAGTGTGGATATCTGGTAAAAGACAAGGACGCGCCAGCTGAATGCCCTTCATGTGGACACCCAACAGCATACTTTGAAAAGCAATGTGAAGACTATTAA
- a CDS encoding helix-turn-helix domain-containing protein: MSKTIESVEKTLIANVSSLLSSEVRAKIYIFLRMYPESTVDEIAKGTGIYPSTIRESIFEMYNEEYVIRKKMDRDGLGKKPYLYSAIDPVEIVKLISESIKEKLNDLASIDEKVSGKHIETTLKVAIKIESN, from the coding sequence ATGAGTAAAACTATAGAGAGTGTCGAAAAAACATTAATAGCCAACGTATCTTCGCTTTTGTCAAGTGAAGTTAGGGCTAAAATATACATATTCTTAAGAATGTACCCAGAAAGTACGGTGGATGAAATAGCAAAAGGTACTGGAATTTACCCTTCAACTATAAGGGAATCAATATTTGAAATGTACAACGAAGAATATGTTATCAGGAAAAAAATGGATAGAGACGGCCTTGGTAAAAAGCCTTACCTTTATTCAGCAATAGATCCTGTTGAAATAGTAAAATTGATTTCAGAATCAATAAAAGAAAAATTAAATGACTTGGCATCTATTGATGAAAAAGTCAGTGGTAAACACATTGAAACTACATTAAAAGTAGCCATTAAAATAGAATCCAACTAA
- a CDS encoding ABC transporter ATP-binding protein, translating into MALIEAKNVIKTYGIGEAKSTVLKGINLKIEEGEFVIIMGPSGCGKSTLMNILGLLDVPSKGDIYIKSKKTTKMDENERAVFRRKISGFIFQQFHLIGTLTALGNVELPMTLDGKDETFRKKRARDLLNIVGLSERENYKPSQLSGGQQQRVAIARSLSNNPKLLFADEPTGNLDSKSGKQVMDILEKLHSEGMTIIMVTHDNYMIKYATRVIRMKDGEILEIDQVKDGKVVETEVIKKAA; encoded by the coding sequence ATGGCGTTAATTGAAGCGAAAAATGTAATCAAGACGTATGGTATTGGCGAAGCTAAATCAACTGTATTGAAGGGCATTAATTTAAAAATTGAAGAAGGGGAATTTGTAATAATAATGGGTCCAAGTGGTTGTGGAAAATCCACTTTAATGAATATTTTGGGTCTTTTAGACGTTCCTTCGAAAGGAGACATATACATAAAGAGTAAAAAAACCACTAAAATGGATGAAAATGAACGTGCAGTATTCAGACGAAAAATTAGTGGATTTATATTCCAGCAATTTCATTTAATTGGAACATTAACTGCGTTAGGAAATGTTGAACTCCCAATGACGTTAGATGGAAAAGATGAAACTTTCAGGAAAAAGCGAGCCAGAGACTTACTTAATATTGTTGGCCTTAGTGAAAGAGAAAATTATAAACCATCCCAACTTTCAGGGGGGCAGCAGCAAAGAGTAGCAATTGCAAGATCTCTTTCAAACAATCCAAAATTACTGTTTGCAGATGAACCCACAGGAAATCTTGACAGTAAAAGTGGTAAACAGGTAATGGATATACTTGAAAAGTTACATTCCGAAGGAATGACGATTATTATGGTTACTCACGATAATTACATGATAAAATATGCTACAAGGGTCATTCGAATGAAAGATGGGGAAATCCTTGAAATTGATCAAGTTAAAGATGGCAAAGTCGTCGAAACCGAAGTTATCAAAAAAGCGGCATAA
- a CDS encoding ABC transporter permease — protein MKLNDIVSFAGRNITQKKTQSLLTIIGIVIGILAIVSLISLGYGVQNYITEEISKAGASVITVYPSQQLTSIAMSKNFNDRDLKAVEGVRGVDVVLYGWFGGTLVTYNDQDYYSSVFATKSSTYQIFFTEAYGYELEQGRWMKDSDTYTCVIGNSLAHETFDREIGIGDKIEINDKKYKVVGILDQIGNPDDDNSIVIPYEAASEVFDVTDEYNMFMVKVRDGEDVVKVSEDIKSELEDSRGDENFSVLTSEQLAESINSIFSVLTIFLVGVAGISLLVGAVGISNTMHMSILERRKDIGILKALGAENNTILSIFVVEAGFLGLFGGIIGTILGILIAKGIEYIAEISGYGLIRAWISWELIAGVLLFSFVVGILSGYFPARSGAKLNPVDTLRGE, from the coding sequence ATGAAACTAAATGATATAGTTTCTTTTGCGGGAAGAAACATAACTCAAAAAAAGACACAGAGTCTTTTAACGATAATTGGTATTGTTATAGGTATTCTGGCAATTGTTAGCCTTATTTCTCTTGGATATGGTGTTCAAAACTATATTACTGAGGAAATATCTAAAGCGGGAGCCAGTGTTATTACCGTATACCCTTCGCAACAGCTTACAAGTATTGCAATGTCTAAAAATTTTAACGATAGGGACTTAAAGGCTGTAGAAGGCGTTAGGGGTGTTGATGTTGTATTGTACGGTTGGTTTGGTGGAACTCTTGTAACTTATAATGATCAAGACTATTATTCAAGTGTTTTTGCAACAAAATCGTCAACATATCAGATATTTTTTACTGAAGCATATGGATATGAGCTCGAACAGGGCAGGTGGATGAAAGATAGTGATACATACACTTGCGTGATAGGAAATAGTCTTGCCCATGAAACATTTGATAGAGAAATTGGTATAGGGGATAAAATTGAAATTAACGATAAAAAATACAAGGTTGTAGGTATTTTAGATCAGATTGGAAACCCTGACGATGATAACTCTATTGTAATTCCTTATGAAGCAGCTTCAGAAGTTTTTGATGTTACTGATGAATATAATATGTTCATGGTTAAGGTACGGGACGGAGAAGACGTTGTTAAAGTTTCAGAAGATATTAAAAGCGAACTCGAAGATTCGAGGGGCGACGAAAACTTTTCAGTTTTAACTTCAGAACAGCTTGCAGAATCAATTAACAGTATTTTCAGTGTTTTAACTATATTTTTAGTTGGTGTTGCAGGAATTTCCTTGCTTGTCGGTGCTGTTGGAATCTCAAACACGATGCACATGAGTATTTTAGAACGAAGAAAAGATATTGGGATTTTAAAGGCACTCGGTGCAGAAAATAACACGATTCTTTCAATATTTGTAGTTGAAGCCGGATTTTTAGGTTTATTTGGTGGAATTATTGGGACAATCCTTGGAATTTTGATTGCAAAGGGTATCGAATACATTGCAGAAATTTCAGGTTATGGCTTAATTAGGGCATGGATTTCATGGGAATTAATTGCTGGAGTGTTGCTATTCTCCTTTGTAGTTGGAATTTTAAGTGGATATTTCCCTGCAAGAAGTGGTGCAAAATTAAACCCTGTTGATACTTTGAGAGGGGAATAA
- a CDS encoding metal-dependent transcriptional regulator codes for MVSQNIEDYLENIFLFIRENKRPIKTTELAKLMNVQPAAVTSMAKKLHGDGLIDYQPYIGINLKESGEKIAKETIRKHRIIECFLTEILGLDLEFAQEEACKIEHAVSDKTIEKLYEFIDRPEKCPHGYKINLK; via the coding sequence TTGGTATCCCAAAACATCGAAGATTATCTTGAAAATATATTTTTATTCATAAGAGAAAATAAAAGGCCGATAAAAACAACTGAACTTGCAAAATTAATGAATGTTCAGCCTGCCGCAGTAACAAGTATGGCTAAAAAGTTGCACGGTGACGGATTGATAGATTACCAGCCGTACATTGGAATAAATCTCAAAGAATCTGGCGAAAAAATTGCAAAAGAAACCATTCGAAAGCACAGGATTATCGAGTGTTTTTTAACTGAAATTTTAGGTCTTGATTTGGAATTTGCACAAGAGGAGGCATGTAAAATAGAGCATGCTGTGTCTGACAAAACAATCGAAAAGTTATATGAATTTATAGATCGCCCCGAAAAGTGTCCACATGGCTACAAAATAAATTTAAAGTAA
- a CDS encoding 50S ribosomal protein L34e, with the protein MPAPRYKSGSSKKVYRKAPGNSSIVHYRRKKQSKAVCGACGALLNGVPRGRAVEITKLAKTQKRPERAFGGNLCPKCVKKMMVIKARNF; encoded by the coding sequence ATGCCTGCCCCAAGATATAAGTCAGGTTCATCTAAAAAAGTGTACAGAAAAGCACCTGGAAACAGTTCAATCGTGCACTATAGAAGAAAAAAACAATCAAAAGCAGTTTGTGGAGCTTGCGGTGCTTTATTAAATGGAGTACCTAGAGGAAGAGCAGTAGAAATCACAAAATTAGCTAAAACACAAAAAAGACCAGAAAGAGCATTCGGTGGCAACTTGTGCCCAAAATGTGTTAAAAAAATGATGGTCATTAAAGCTAGAAACTTCTAA
- a CDS encoding molybdopterin-binding protein, with translation MKMSIRNQFKGKILEIVEGQVVAKIKVDIGGGNNIVSVITLDAEKDLGLKVGDEVTVLVKSTSVMIEK, from the coding sequence ATGAAAATGAGTATTAGGAACCAGTTCAAGGGAAAAATACTTGAAATTGTAGAGGGACAAGTGGTTGCAAAAATTAAGGTGGATATTGGCGGGGGAAACAATATAGTGTCTGTAATTACTCTTGATGCAGAAAAAGATCTTGGTTTGAAAGTTGGGGATGAGGTAACTGTACTAGTTAAATCAACTTCAGTAATGATTGAAAAATAA
- a CDS encoding sugar phosphate isomerase/epimerase, translated as MVKIGCSSLFFWEYTIEEIVDIFLELGLKNMEFFPENPEFWKKRNDLDYINSIKSEISKIDITIHAPYIELNPSSTNENIRCVTLMETFWAMDLSKKFNAKLITIHAGKRPTNRIPTAEEYTNFDDYLEKSINYALKNEITLCLENSPKKINNICYSVESMKKTLDNFKSLYMTLDIAHARENSLEFIKNLHEKIKNMHISGVNSKDHYPLSESKINFDETLNLLVNNYNYNGALNFEFNDLIYEKTLSKHEKMDILANEINYLEKIIE; from the coding sequence ATGGTAAAAATAGGTTGCTCATCACTGTTTTTCTGGGAATATACTATTGAAGAGATTGTAGATATCTTTTTAGAACTCGGCTTAAAAAATATGGAATTTTTCCCGGAAAATCCAGAATTTTGGAAAAAAAGAAATGATTTAGATTATATTAATAGCATTAAGTCTGAAATATCAAAAATAGATATAACAATCCACGCACCCTATATCGAATTAAATCCTTCATCCACCAATGAAAATATACGGTGCGTTACACTGATGGAAACATTTTGGGCAATGGATCTCTCGAAAAAATTCAATGCAAAACTTATTACAATTCATGCTGGAAAAAGACCAACCAATAGGATACCCACAGCTGAGGAATACACTAATTTTGATGATTATCTAGAAAAATCGATAAATTATGCATTAAAAAATGAAATAACCCTTTGTCTTGAAAATTCCCCTAAAAAAATAAATAATATCTGTTACAGCGTTGAATCGATGAAAAAAACCCTTGATAACTTTAAAAGTTTGTATATGACTCTCGATATTGCACATGCACGTGAAAACTCACTTGAATTTATCAAAAATCTCCATGAAAAAATTAAAAATATGCATATATCCGGAGTAAATTCAAAAGACCACTATCCATTAAGCGAATCTAAAATAAATTTTGATGAAACACTAAATCTACTTGTAAATAACTACAACTATAATGGAGCCCTAAATTTTGAATTCAACGATTTAATATACGAAAAAACGCTTTCTAAACATGAAAAAATGGATATTTTAGCCAATGAAATTAATTATCTCGAAAAAATAATAGAATAA
- a CDS encoding ADP-ribosylglycohydrolase family protein, with product MDKMLEKFEGSILGLSIGDALGMPTEWFTKEEIAEKYGIIDNFVDPLNKFNGILKAGQYTDDTDQTIAILNSFDEKGFNNDIFIEELIKWYNNDPVGMGPTSTKAIEKLIEGDKTGCDSRTCGSSMRVGPLGLFYFGEYEKLKEITISATKLTHNNDEAIAGALSIAFFVAESVNNVKSEKSIKKCAKFIEEVSYDFSEKILLINELNSAEEAYELFNTGLPAIECVPSAIATFLRTDNFKDGMISCVNAGGDTDSMGSMYGAIAGAYYGISNIPENWISNLQNRDLLLDLSKKLYKLRFKK from the coding sequence ATGGACAAAATGCTTGAAAAGTTTGAGGGAAGCATTTTGGGGCTTTCTATCGGGGACGCACTCGGTATGCCAACAGAATGGTTTACAAAAGAAGAAATTGCAGAAAAATACGGAATAATCGATAATTTTGTAGATCCGCTGAATAAATTTAATGGAATTTTAAAAGCAGGACAGTATACTGACGATACGGATCAAACAATTGCAATACTGAATTCTTTTGATGAAAAAGGTTTTAATAATGATATTTTTATCGAGGAATTAATAAAGTGGTACAACAATGATCCGGTTGGAATGGGGCCAACGAGTACAAAAGCGATCGAAAAATTAATTGAAGGGGATAAAACGGGTTGTGATTCTAGAACATGCGGCTCTTCAATGAGGGTTGGGCCACTAGGACTTTTTTATTTTGGAGAATACGAAAAATTAAAGGAAATAACAATCAGTGCTACAAAATTAACCCATAACAACGATGAAGCAATTGCCGGTGCTCTTTCAATCGCATTTTTTGTTGCAGAGTCAGTAAATAATGTCAAATCTGAAAAATCCATTAAAAAATGTGCAAAATTTATTGAAGAAGTTTCTTACGACTTTTCTGAGAAAATACTCCTTATAAATGAGTTAAATTCAGCTGAAGAAGCTTATGAGTTATTTAATACTGGGCTTCCTGCAATTGAATGTGTTCCTTCAGCAATTGCAACGTTTTTAAGAACTGATAACTTTAAAGATGGAATGATTTCTTGTGTAAATGCGGGAGGGGATACTGACAGCATGGGAAGTATGTACGGGGCAATTGCAGGGGCATATTATGGAATATCAAATATTCCTGAAAATTGGATATCAAACCTTCAAAATAGGGATTTATTATTGGATTTATCTAAAAAACTCTATAAATTAAGATTTAAAAAATAA
- the cmk gene encoding (d)CMP kinase, protein MIITIGGLPGTGTTTTSKLISEKYGLNHVCAGFIFRDMAKERNMTLQEFSSYAETNTEVDNEIDRRQVEAAQSGDLILEGRLAGWILKKSDIKPDLSIWLKADPMVRCIRISERENENVDLALEKMISREASEKKRYKEIYNIEIDDLSIYDIVIESSKWDANGVFNIIEKAIENLKA, encoded by the coding sequence ATGATTATTACCATTGGAGGATTACCGGGTACAGGGACTACAACGACTTCCAAGTTAATTTCAGAAAAGTACGGGTTAAACCATGTCTGTGCAGGATTTATCTTCAGAGACATGGCAAAAGAAAGGAACATGACCCTTCAGGAATTCAGCAGTTACGCAGAAACAAACACTGAAGTTGACAACGAAATTGACAGAAGACAGGTTGAGGCAGCTCAATCCGGGGATTTAATCCTTGAAGGTAGACTTGCAGGATGGATCCTCAAAAAAAGTGACATAAAACCGGATTTAAGCATTTGGCTTAAAGCAGACCCGATGGTAAGATGCATTAGGATCAGCGAACGAGAAAACGAGAACGTTGATCTGGCACTTGAAAAAATGATTTCAAGGGAAGCTAGCGAAAAGAAAAGATACAAAGAAATATATAATATCGAAATTGATGATTTATCGATATACGATATTGTAATCGAGTCCTCGAAATGGGACGCCAATGGGGTATTTAATATCATCGAAAAAGCCATTGAAAACTTGAAAGCTTAG
- a CDS encoding TIGR00266 family protein — MADYDFEITSRPSYSLLKINLNNQEIMTETGSMVYKDVGVNIETSAKGGVLGVLKRAVVGESIFMNKLSGSGKLALAPGFSGDIIHHELNGTLYASSGAYLASSPDLSIDTKFGGGKTFFGGKGLFLMKIEGSGDVFLSSYGAIEEIELDNESIMVDNGNLVAFTGDLKYNLGKVGGLKSTLLGGEGLVYNFSGTGKVYIQTRNIESFIDFITPYLPTPKQG, encoded by the coding sequence ATGGCAGACTACGATTTTGAAATAACGAGCAGACCTTCATACTCCCTTTTAAAAATAAACTTAAACAATCAGGAAATAATGACAGAAACAGGTTCAATGGTTTATAAAGATGTTGGGGTAAATATCGAAACATCTGCTAAAGGCGGAGTTTTAGGTGTTTTAAAAAGGGCAGTTGTTGGAGAAAGCATATTTATGAATAAATTAAGTGGTTCTGGAAAACTTGCACTTGCACCGGGATTTTCTGGAGATATAATTCACCATGAACTCAATGGAACCTTATATGCAAGTAGCGGTGCGTACTTAGCATCTTCACCAGATTTATCAATTGATACGAAATTTGGTGGTGGAAAAACATTTTTCGGTGGAAAAGGACTTTTTTTAATGAAAATTGAAGGTTCAGGAGATGTATTTTTATCATCATACGGTGCAATCGAAGAAATAGAATTAGACAATGAATCAATAATGGTCGATAATGGAAATTTAGTTGCATTTACCGGTGATTTAAAATATAATCTTGGAAAAGTGGGCGGTTTAAAATCAACACTTCTTGGTGGCGAAGGTTTAGTCTACAATTTCAGCGGAACGGGTAAAGTTTATATTCAGACCAGAAATATCGAAAGTTTCATTGATTTCATAACTCCGTACCTTCCAACACCAAAACAAGGATAA
- a CDS encoding FeoA family protein, whose product MENLLHKDPGSYIVVKVEGHCRRFYELGILPGCKITLISKTDRGPVLIRVGNSKVALGRGMAESIFVE is encoded by the coding sequence ATGGAAAATCTTTTGCACAAAGACCCTGGTTCATACATAGTAGTTAAGGTTGAAGGACACTGTAGAAGATTTTATGAACTTGGAATTCTTCCAGGTTGTAAAATAACCTTGATATCCAAAACTGACCGGGGCCCAGTACTTATAAGAGTTGGAAACTCGAAAGTAGCTCTTGGAAGAGGCATGGCCGAATCTATTTTTGTAGAATAA
- a CDS encoding pyridoxamine 5'-phosphate oxidase family protein: protein MVKLTEEMKTDITGLLFLATSSKDGVPNVAPMGANQFVGDKLVISDNFMNKTLNNIKENPVVAINVADCRAHPFQYKGKAEIVTDGEYYEKAKELNKAKIPGLTPKGAIVITITSIYSVKPGEDAGKLIETDD from the coding sequence ATGGTTAAGTTAACAGAAGAAATGAAAACTGATATAACAGGTCTTTTATTTTTAGCAACATCTTCAAAAGATGGGGTTCCAAACGTTGCTCCAATGGGTGCAAACCAGTTTGTTGGGGATAAACTCGTAATTTCAGATAATTTCATGAACAAAACTCTCAATAATATCAAAGAAAATCCGGTTGTTGCAATAAATGTCGCAGACTGTAGGGCACACCCATTCCAGTACAAGGGAAAAGCTGAGATTGTAACTGATGGAGAATACTATGAAAAAGCAAAAGAATTAAACAAAGCAAAAATTCCTGGTTTAACTCCAAAAGGAGCAATTGTTATTACAATTACAAGCATTTACAGCGTAAAACCTGGAGAAGACGCTGGAAAATTAATTGAAACAGATGATTAA